In Tachypleus tridentatus isolate NWPU-2018 chromosome 3, ASM421037v1, whole genome shotgun sequence, the sequence GAAAGGCCGAACATGACGACATCCACGggacacaaagaaacaaacagaatgtaGTTGATGAAATACGTTTACACTACACAGTCGAATATACTAAAGAGACTTGaaagacaattttatttgtttgtgaagttcgcacaaagctagaaGAGGGCTACTtgcgttagccgtacctaatttagcagtttaagaccagagggaaggcagctagtcatcaccacctaccgccaactcttgggctattcttttaccaacgaataatgggattgaccgtaacattataactccccgacggctgaaagggcatgtttggtgcgacggggattcgaacccgcgaccttcggattaccagtcgagtgccttaacccacctggtcatgccaggccggcGGGTATCGGAACCTACTTTCTTATTGTTATAAGGCCTTAAACGTACTACTGAACGACCAGTTGACAAAAAAGCTCAAAAAGAAAGCCGTTATGATtgagggcgctcaactcgcagtCTGCGAGCTTGAACCCCATCGCCGCTCGTGGTTTCAACCTTGGGAAGAGCGTTGTAatatcacgatcaatcccactattccgtATTGAAAGAGTAGCCCTTAACAACGCTTTCAGACACGACGCCAAAGATAATATCTCACACGCAGTTGACCTTTCAGAACAGATAAAGTGCTTCAATCCTAGAAACAGATGATAAGAGTTCACGCGCAGATGGGGCTGTGACTAAATTTCATGGTACCGGAACAGCACGTTTTATCGATTGTCTTCTTAATTCCAATATAACATCAAACACTTTGACTTTATAATACAAACACGAATATACGATATATTATGGGCTACGAGTGCTTTGACCACtacaaatattgaaaacttttttaTCGTTTATATGCTGGACGGCTGTCATTCATCCGTGAGGACGTTATGACGTCACaacgaatcccactattcgtagctaaaagagtggcccaagagttggcggtgggtggtaatgactagctgccttccctccagtgtATCAATGCTAAATTGGgaacgaccagcgcagatagccctcgactaacTTTGCGCGAAGTCCCCAAAAATTAAACAGGCAGTCATATAGAATGATCTAAACAAAGAGGATATTGTTACATAACATACGTTGAAATTCTGGGCTAAACTTTGTGAAATTTCCTGCTTTCCATTACTGAACAGGGTAGCAACCAAGAAGTTTGGggttttgaaactttgttctctattttattttaataaaagttttaatacccataccagccgtcctgagatagatttttacttcaagtaggtctctcgtcatcacggataaaCAACGTACAGCTGCGTTCGttgtctaataataataacaacgttTCGTAACAACAAACTGTTTCAaccttttgaaaaacaaaaatattttttattcttctccGAAGCGCTCCCAGCGTCATATCTACGGACtaacaacgttagaaaccgggtttagatatcCGTGGtcggcagtgcacagatagcccatcgcatagctttgtgtttaacttcaaacaaacacaattttttcATAGTATTAATTTCACGCATGTTAAGTTTACGTAATTATTACTGGGTGTGTCAAGTTTGGCTTGTTCGATACTCACGACGGTCTTTCGCCGTAAAATCTGGAAAATTACGTTTCTTTGAGCCAATCACAGATTTGTTTGACAGGTAATCTTCCGCTAGGGTAGGTCACTGATACGCGCGGAGAAATAATAGCAATATATATCCTATTATTCTCCTGTTTTCTCCTGTGTTGAAACTAGCGACTAATACACAGCCTTTATCGGTTTGACAAATAAGGacctaaataaataatatttatactgcTGCCTTAATTTTCAAACGAAAactggttgttttgaattaagcacaaagctgcacagtggactatctgtgctacgAAAATTGGAGGAATGAAAACAACCACCACCACCTAAAGATGATAAAATTAAACCTCAtgaaatctgtttattttttttaaatttcgcgccaagatacacgagggctatcaacgctaaccatccctaatttagtagtgtaagactagaggaaaggcaactagtcatcccatccactgccaactcttgggctactttttaaacaacgaatagtgggattgatcgtacattataacgtcctcacggttgaaaggacgagcataacTGGTGTGAAGGAGATTTGGAACCCTCACGAAATTAAAGTCGTTAAAAAAGGAAacttaaacttaattatttttatttactttattttaaatacaaaacaacaagagTGTTAAACTGAAACATTTCAGGTGATCTCCccctcccccagtggctcagcttcAAGGAGTCGGGGGATAAAACGTGCTCTATTATTTAGTGCGCAATAAAGTAGATTGGAGGTTCTGCGGTTCGAGTACCGCACTTTGGGATGGTTTTGACTACTCGCCTACCATCTGGTCCAGGAGTGGAAAACTTACTTTTTATAGTGGCCACAACtctggctaatgaaaacaacgttggccacactattaaaaaacaattgaaatatgttagtttaatcaaaataattacatttcaactaaccttcattGTGAAAATTAATGGGGTTTTCATCAGCAAGTTTAATGAAATGtggcttaatatctatgttcAGTGAGCATTTTAGCtttgcctctaaatttatgtcagtaagtcaAGATCTGTATCTAGATTTGAAAAAATCTATCGTAggaaatgttgactcacacacccatgtggatccacacatagaaaataattttgaaattgctatctttaaatttggaagacttatcagaatagtgagccacatctcgcTGATAGAATATTTtcgtttaccttttatgtgtccTTCCTTTTGCAGGGTaggcatctcgtcttcaaatcacgcttatccaaagacaaaaaaaaatgtaatttccttactgaaatttcctaactCAAATtaaaatggatcatgcaaaaattcaaatatcattttcaaatttttaaaatcgGAGAAAAGTGtcaaatcattattttgtaattgttccgaaaggaagtttaactttaaataaaattcatgaatagGCTGTGATTGCTCGCTTGTTATTTTAcgtcttccctgaagcttcgtactcaaattattcaagtgagccatcatgtcgtacagaaagtacaaatcacaCTGTCGTGACAAAGTTTCAGTTTTCATGAttctcttttatttgaggaaataataAAGTGAATCGTTCCGAGACTTTTCCTCCACTTTATCATCTTACATCTGCAAAATCATCAAAAGttcagtcactgcttttcttcagagACTCGACAAACTGAAGCTATTGGCTACACATTAATGCCGTTTACTGACGAATAAGCTACAGCCTAGAGAACAACAATGCCTGTTGATCAGTTAGCAACAACTCGCAGTTGCCTGTTGACTCAATCGGTCTACCTATTAACATGGTCacgtggttagagcactcgactcgcaatctgtgagtAACGGGTTTGATTCCAGTCCGTGAGCATGCACTTTCagctttggggcgttataattgaggggcaaacccactattcgttgataaatagTAGCCTAATCACTGGGGGAGTGGGGGGAGTGTAGAGAGTGTAGACAAGCTGCCTCTTCTAtattctattatttcaaaattagaaacagacaGCCTCGGTTAGGTTTGCGAAAAATTTATAAATCAGAGCTATCTGCTAACCAATCAACAAGCTACAAGACAATAATTCCTGCTAATAAATCAGCGACAACCTGCAGAACAATACAGCCTGCTAACTTGTCACTGACAGTCTACAGGACAATACTGCCTGTTAACCAATCAAGGACAGTCATCACCGTAAAGGTATTATGTGGAAAGCAGGATGTTCCGTTTAGAGCCCAAAACCCAACATGTTCACTTCATCAAGATAGCAGGCATTTTTTCTTATAACTTAATTCGGTAAAATTTTACAAATGAGGGCGCCACATGTCTTCAGAAGAATGATTTCACTAAGCATAAAATTAACAAGATGAAACATAGAATGGATTTTACGCGTAACTACTTTACACATACAAGAACAACAGATGGAATGTTTTAAATCTACAGTGTaactattgtaataacaataaataatttaatatacacatgtatatgtgTTGGAGGTGTTATTATTGACTAGGTGTTCGTTTAATATGATTTCAATATTTAAGTCTTCtctttttgtcatattttaagaTTATGATAAATCGACCTTTATCCATACGTTTCGACAAGGAAGGAAGTTGGACTTGCTATTCACAGAGTGACTTTGTCATGGAATGTCTACAGTGGCACAACACTTTCCGAAAACGTCACAATGTCCCTCCTCTAGAATTGTCGTATCAGGTAGGGAGTTCTGAAGTTCGATTGCACGTCTTTTAACGACAACATAAAAGATACGTTCAGAATATTCGCGCGTGCAAGgctacacaggggctatctgAACAAAGCCGTCTCTCAGCTAGAACTGATAGATTAAAAGGACGAGGGTTCTTAAATTCTTGGTTTACTCGTGTCTgatagaatagtgggatttgactgtaaTTCTTATAACAGATCCACACTCTTAATGTGTAGAACATGTTCTTTTTTTTGGGAGGGGGGAGTGAACCACGAATCGCCCTCatcacatccagtaaagaaacaGATAAGGTAATGTGGAATATTTAAGTATCTAAAGAGTTGAACAAAAAGAATATAGTTATTAGAAAGTGAGTGACATCTTTTGTGGACAGAGATAAATTGCCTATTACTGCCACACGTTTAATTTTTAACCTCTATTATTTCACAGATACATCACAGAGAAGAATAAGAGACTAGCTTTCCTAAAACCAACTTAGCTTAAAACATGAAACTGAACTTCGGTGTTTAAATAAAGTAGGGTTAAAGATTGGGTTAAGTTCGTTTGTTTATTgattcaataacaaatatttcaacgtgttatttgttgttgttttttctatatataaaacatttaaagctCATGAAGCGCCCGAATGATTTTCCTGCCTTTTGGTCCCCCCGGGGGGGGGGGGGCAGGTAAAGTTCAGAGTTCGACTCCTATTTTGGACACAACACAGTTAGTCAATTTTGCAGCTGTGTGCGtgttcgtatagcaaagccacatcgggttgtctgctgtgttgagaggaatcgaaccactgatcctaacattgtaaattcgaagacttaccatTGTTTCAGGTGGACTACACTTGAACAATGTGTGTgcgctttcttatagcaaagttacatcgggcaatctgctgttttcaccgaaaggaatcgaacccctgattttaacattgtaaatccgaagactcacTGCTGTCCACTTAAACAAAATCgagaaaaattttaatattataggtCAACCAGAAAGCACTGATTTGGTTTAGTTTGGCGGGTTTAGATTTCCCGACATAGAATTccttaaatgttgtttttcaagtGCTAAGCTACGCAACAGGATATCTGAACTTCGAAAAGACTCAAATATTGAATGTTAGTGTTTAAGTCCGtgaacttaccgctgagccacctggGGACAAGTATGTGttgtcttacagcaaagctacatcgggctatctgctctgtccaccgaggggaCAAGTGATTAATTGGTTACATTTAAACTCGGATGATTCCGAAATAGAGTCGCTCGAGAGGAAGGCTCTTCATAGAAAAACATTCTGTATTTTACTAGAGAAAATACGCCCTCTATACTCAATGTATCCATTTTATCAAGCAAGTTTTAGGATGAATTTAGTATTACAAATTTTTCTTAAAGTCCATGGCTgcgaaaccaaataaacacattttacaaagtattttaaaacgTGACTAGAAATCCATTAgtttttaattgtgtttaaaCCGACAATAACAAACGAATCGTTAAACCTTTATATGGCATTCTTTCAAGTTTTTCacgttaataatataaaatatttttattacacatgaaTTTCCGTCACTAAGCATGCCCGTCCTTTCATCTCGAGTGTGTGGTTAGAACGGCTAAaacagattgccctcgtgtagctttttgtgaAAATTTGAAATCAAATCCAATTGATTCCAAAGTATTAGTAGTTTTACgtgtacatacacacatactaATAAAATCACTGATTTAGTAGTTACTCTCAAAATTTAAAATCGTTACGTAATCTTTCCTaatttttactgaattttatacATTAGTAACAATTACCCAATGAATAGGAAAATGTGCGCCACCTATCGGGTATAATTAACActaagatatttgtttttgccacacacaaaaaaaaaaaagcaaggtATATTTACGTGTTTTTGGTGTccttaaatattgtattttcattttctcCATAATTCTGATATACCTACGTGTGtcgaatttttattttctacacgACTCAGTATCCTTACATGTGTCATATTTTTACAGATGTGCAGCCGAGCACAATTCTGGGCTAATCATCTCGCGCATGCCAACACTTTCTACTACCGGAACAACAGAGACATCGGTGAAAATCTACTCTGCAGGTGTTCCATTGTCCCTGAGTTTGACGTCACAGGTGCACACGTGCTGGATATACTcacagtaaaaaagaaaatataacaaaatgttttttaaaatattatgaacgaAGATAATTGGTTGAAGTTCAAATATTTGGAATCAATTTTGGCCAATCAAATAACTGCTTAAGATTATATTTCTATCTTAAATAATCActtatttcttaaaaattaaaaacagtggCTTGCCTCTCAGTGAGACAGGCGGTCGTTTTTATCGgagaaaacaaataagaaaatttaaagatCTAAATACCCCCCTTCCCCAGATCAGCTGGAAACTTGTTTGAAGAAATCTGTAAACTTTCAAACGTTTTCCTACCCCGACCCTCAGAAAAATTTCCAGCTACACCACTGTCCAGACTACTGccttcttaaccacctggttacaACTCATTGCTTCTAAGCctaattttcaaagaaaaaaaatgtgagcattatttatatagatagctAGTTAGAAATACtggaattatttttatagaatttgTTAGCTTTGAATGAACATATAATTACACAAACCGTCCATTTTTTAATTCGTGTTAAATTTGTCTTTCAGGTGAACAGGTTGTGAAATACTGGTACAGAAAGAGCAAGCTTTACGATTTTGACATAGAGCCTTCGCTGCTACACGCCAAAGCAAGTAAGTAGCAATCTACTAATACAGAACTATTAAAACCAATGAAGACCAGCGGTCATTACTGGTCTaatcttcattattttataataattattaaaaaatcctTATCATTCTTCACTGattacaatgttgttgtttttttaatttcgcacaaagctactcgagggctatctgtgctagctgtccctaatttagcaatgtaagaccagagggaaagcaactagtcatc encodes:
- the LOC143247725 gene encoding Golgi-associated plant pathogenesis-related protein 1-like isoform X1 translates to MDYLCERLHALRSASWSPRHRAKVFQKSSCHSEMSDNSSPSRTWSPQDVKKIMINRPLSIRFDKEGSWTCYSQSDFVMECLQWHNTFRKRHNVPPLELSYQMCSRAQFWANHLAHANTFYYRNNRDIGENLLCRCSIVPEFDVTGEQVVKYWYRKSKLYDFDIEPSLLHAKASHFTQMVWRSSKEFGVGKARSRCGKIIVVANYKPAGNVTGEFQDNVLSPQKDDYLEILDNG